The following proteins are encoded in a genomic region of Microtus ochrogaster isolate Prairie Vole_2 chromosome 5, MicOch1.0, whole genome shotgun sequence:
- the Cgas gene encoding cyclic GMP-AMP synthase yields MEGRRERPPASRAKKPAAKRTTTEHNGTVAARSHARSRGPQRGARSRGAEPDGDPMEKPTTRARPRQASMRIKDLRSSATGAAGVAEQPASPELQPPAIQPPASPELQPPISAPNEFDVMFKLEVPRIDLQEYHDTGAFYLVKFKRIPRGNPLSHFLEEEILSASKMLSKFREIIKEEVKEIKDSDICVEEEKPGSPAVTLLIRNPEEISVDIILALESKSSWPISTKEGLPIKNWLGTKMRTSLRREPFYLVPKDAKVGNSFQGKTWRLSFSHIEKYILKNHGIEKTCCEVGGAKCCRKDCLKLMKYLLEQLKKEYQELEAFCSYHVKTAILHMWTEHPQDREWDPKHLSRCFDNFVTFFVECLRTEKLLHYFIPKFNLFSQELIDQKSKEFLIEKIEYERNNGFPIFDKF; encoded by the exons ATGGAAGGTCGGCGCGAAAGGCCACCGGCGTCGCGCGCTAAGAAGCCGGCTGCGAAGCGCACCACGACGGAGCACAACGGGACCGTGGCCGCCCGGTCCCACGCCAGAAGCAGAGGTCCGCAAAGGGGGGCGCGGTCTCGGGGCGCGGAGCCTGACGGGGACCCCATGGAGAAGCCAACCACCCGAGCGCGACCGAGACAGGCGTCCATGCGCATCAAGGACCTACGGTCCTCGGCCACCGGCGCCGCAGGAGTCGCCGAACAGCCCGCCTCCCCGGAGCTCCAGCCTCCCGCCATCCAGCCTCCCGCCTCCCCGGAGCTCCAGCCTCCC ATTTCTGCTCCTAATGAATTTGATGTAATGTTTAAGCTGGAAGTTCCCAGAATCGATCTGCAGGAGTATCATGACACTGGTGCTTTTTATCTTGTGAAGTTCAAAAGAATTCCAAGAGGAAATCCTCTGAGTCACTTTTTAGAAGAGGAAATATTATCAGCTTCCAAGATGCTGTCAAAGTTTAGGGAAATCATCAAAGAAGAAGTTAAAGAAATCAAAG ACAGCGATATCTGTGTGGAGGAGGAAAAACCAGGAAGCCCTGCTGTAACACTTCTGATCAGAAACCCAGAAGAAATATCTGTGGATATAATTCTGGCTTTGGAATCAAAAAGCAGCTGGCCTATTAGCACCAAAGAAGGACTACCCATCAAAAACTGGCTTGGCACAAAAATGAGGACCAGTTTAAGACGAGAGCCATTTTATCTTGTGCCCAAGGATGCCAAAGTTGGAAATAGTTTTCAAG GCAAGACATGGCGCCTCTCTTTCTCCCacattgaaaaatacattttgaaaaatcatGGAATAGAGAAAACATGTTGTGAGGTTGGTGGAGCGAAATGTTGCAG gaAAGACTGTTTAAAATTGATGAAATACCTTTTGGAACAGTTGAAAAAGGAGTATCAAGAACTAGAAGCATTCTGTTCTTACCACGTGAAAACTGCCATCCTTCACATGTGGACTGAGCACCCACAGGACAGAGAGTGGGACCCCAAGCACCTCAGCAGATGCTTTGATAACTTTGTGACGTTCTTTGTTGAATGCCTCAGGACAGAGAAACTGCTGCATTATTTTATCCCAAAGTTCAATCTATTCTCTCAAGAACTAATTGaccaaaaaagtaaagaatttcTGATAGAGAAAATAGAATATGAAAGAAACAATGGATTTCCAATTTTTGATAAGTTTTGA